The stretch of DNA GCGTGCTGGAGTGTCGGAGTCTCGGGGTGGAGTGTTCGGGGCAGCTTCTGACCCTTTCCCCGATACTCCGATACTCCGATACTCCGTTCCAACCCCCTTCTCCTCCCCTGACTCGCGCAGCAACCGCGAATACCGCCTGCGAATGGTCTCGGCCATGCAAGCGAAGTCATCCTGACCCGTGACGGTTGTCATTTTGAAACGGCGATAATTTGCGCGATCCGGACGGCCTTGCTTGAAGCTGACCATCGACGCCACCGCGAACGTCCCGCTGATGTTGGAAATGTCGAAGCCTTCGATCCGCTGCGGCAGCCGGGGCAATTTCAATTTCCGCGTCAGTTCCGCCAGGTCGCGTTCCGGATCGATCGCGACGGGAAGTTTGTAGGGCAGCCGCGCGAACTTGTTCGTTTTTTTCGTCGTGCGCTGCAAGTCTCGCAGCAAGTCCCGCAATTGGGCCGCGTGCTCAAAGTCCAACGCTGCCGACGCCTTTTTCATCTCCGCTTCCAACTCTGCCTCCATCTCCTGGGATTGGCCGTCGAGGAACTCGCAAGCCGCCTGGATCTGGAGGAGGTACTGTTCGCGGCTCACGTTGCCAATGCACGGTGCGGTGCAGTATTTGAGATTCGCGTAGAGGCAATGCGTGTAATCCGGCGCGGTCGGCGTCAAAGGCCGGCAGCCGCGCAAGTTGAATTTGCGGCGAATCATCGTGAGCGTGCGGCGCAAGGCTCCGGAGCTGGCGAACGGCCCGAAATAGCGCGCGCCGTCTTCCGGTTTGAGTCTCGTGAGCGTGAAGCGCGGGATGGGATCGTTCAGATTGACCTTCAGGAGGAGGAACCGCTTGTCGTCGCGAAAGCTGACGTTGTAGCGCGGATGAAATTCCTTGATCAACTTGCCTTCCAGAAGGATGGCCTCGGCCTCATTTCGGACAACATGGACGTCGAAATCATGAACCGCTTCGATCAACGCGTTGAGTTTCAAATCCCACCCCTGCCTCCGGGAAGGATGAAAGTATTGGCTCACCCGCTTCCGAAGATCGCGCGCCTTGCCTACGTAGATTACCGTGCCGAAGCGGTCCTTCATCAGATAGACGCCAGACTTGTGGGGCAACTGGCTCAACTTGTTGCGAATCTGATCCGAAGCAGGCACACGAATAGATTCCCGCAACCGATTTCCCCCGCAAAGTTTTTTTTGCCGGTCCCGGATTCCGAGCCACTGAATCCCATCCGCAGAAAACAGAGCGCACGGAAGCAAGGCAAAGAAGAAATCTGGAATTCTGGTGAGGACGCGTGTGGCCCACCAAAACGTGCTCAACCGCGACCCGAGTTATGAGCCTGGCCTCTTTGATTTGGCCTCCGTTCGCTCCGTGGCCTCGTGTTGAATTGCCGGCTCGGGAAGCGGGCGGAACGGCTGGAATTTGTCACGCGGCACTACGGCGGGTTGCAATTCGCTGGCCCGCGGGACGAACTCCTCGAGGGGAGGCGGCGATTCGAGATGGATGGGTCGGGCGGGCGTCATGTCGCTTTAGACGGAGTTTGTGTTCGAAAGCTCCAGGGGAGCTCCCCGAAGAGAACTCCCCTGCGTTTGGCTTACCACTTTGCTGCTTTACCCCGAGCCTGCCTCCGCGCTTTTCGCGTGGCGGCAGCTCTTGAGCGGCCACAGGTCATGTGCCGCAAACTCCATTCTCGCAGCAGTGGGACCATTCCTATTATGTAGCTAATGTCATCCGTCTCAGTCCATACGCACCATGCGTATCAATGTTGTATTAAACCGGTGGAGGCGTTCCTTCAACACGCGGGATGCTCTGGTGCTCGAGTTTCTCCAACCTCATCTGGCTGAGGCTCATTGCCATGCGGCCGCCCTTGCCGAGTCGCGCCAGAAATCCGAGTCCTTTTCCGGAGCGTTCGCTTCGATGCATCGGGGTCTGGTGGTTCTGGATGGAGAATGGCGCGCGCTGTGGATGACCAAGCGCGCCGAGCAATGGCTTTCCAACTTTTTCACACGGCCTCTCGTCGGGAACGAACTGCCGGCCGAACTGCACCGCTGGACTCAAAGCCGCCGTGCCTGGCAAAGGCAAAACGGCAACACCGGACTTCCAGCCCCGCTGGTCATTACGCAGCCCGATTCCCGTCTGATCGTGCGCTATTCCGAAGACAGCCGCGGCCGGCAATTCCTGTTTTTGAAGGAAGAGAAAACCGGAGTTTGCCCCGCTGAATTTGTGCGCCTGGGCCTCACGCAAAGGGAAGGCGAAGTCCTTTATTGGATCTGTCAGGGCAAGAGCAACCCGGAGATCGCCGCCGTGGAAGGCATCAGCCTCCGCACCGTCCATAAACACGTCGAACACATCCTGGCGAAACTTGGGGTGGAGACGCGTGTGTCGGCGATGTTGACGGCTCTTCAAGCCCTCGACCAATCCGAGACGGGTCGCGATGCGCTTCTGGAAGGTTGACCCTTAAGATTTCCCCCAGGCCGGGTTTTCCATGAAGGCGTAGCACAGCAGGTGGCAAATGTGCATGTGGCAGTCTTCCACGCGGCCGAAGTGTTCCGAATCAATCACGATCGATTGCTGAGCGAGTTGCGCTGCGCGACCGCGCTTCTTGCCCACTAACGCAATAGTCGTCAGGCCGTGCTGTCCGGCCCAGTCCAGAGCCTTTACAACGTTCGGGGAATTCCCGCTCACGCTCAGCGCGAGCACCACATCGCCGGGCCGCGCGTAGTTCTCCAATTGGCGGACGAAGATATCTTCGTAGGCGTAATCGTTTCCCAAGGCGGTCATCCAGCTTACGTTGTCGTTCAGAGACAACACGCGGAAGCGTTTGCCGACTTTATCGGAAGATCCTTTCCCCAGGTCCGTGGCGAAGTGCGAGGCATTGGCTGCGCTGCCGCCGTTGCCGAACACAAAAATCTGGCGATCCTCCCGCAACGCGCGTTGCAGTGTTTCGATCATCCGGGCGACCGTGTCTGCCGGGATGGAATCCAGTGCGGCCCTTTGCGCAGCCAAATAGCTTGTGATCCAGTCTTTCATTCCGCGGCGCACTATGACAAAGCGCACCGAGCCATGACAATCCTTTAGAAATCGTTCTAAGTTCAGATGGGCATGAAGCTCACGCCAAACGCGCGTTCCACAAACCACGCCAGCCCAAACAGGAAAATCAGCAACGAAGCCGTCACGCGCGCCCTTTGCGCAAACGATTGCTTGCCCAGCCACAACGCGATGGGCAGCACCAGCAGCACAATCCCGATTTGCCCCAGTTCGACGCCGACGTTGAAGCTCAGCAAACACCGGATCACGCCTTTGGCGGGCAATCCCAATTCGCGCAGTACGTTCGCAAACCCAAACCCGTGCACCAATCCGAACGCGAAGGTGAGCAACCAGCGATGCCGCGCGTCCTTCGTCCAGAGGTTTTCCAGCGCGACGTACATGATCGTGACGGCGATACCCGTTTCGATTAGGCGCGGGGGCAAGCGCACCAGTTCGAGCGCCGCCAGGATCAGCGTGATCGTGTGCGCGACGGTGAACGCGGTGACGATTTTCACCAGATCCCAAAACCGGCTCACGACGACCAGCGCGAGCAGAAACAGGATGTGATCGTAGCCCAGGAAGATATGCTTCACGCCCAGCTTGAGGAATCGCCAGAGAAGGTCCGTGAGCGGCGCGAAAACTGTGGTGTCGTAGAGGTAATCCGGCTCAAAACGCGTGAAGACCATTTCTTCGTCGCGCTGGCCGTTCTGCTCGATCGAGGTCAGGTTGGTGTGGCGAGCGCCAAGCCGGTCAAAAATGTCGAAGAGGAGCGTGAAGCTCATCGGCAACTCCGCACACGGCTTGCGAAAAACGAATTGCGCCAGCGTCAGGTGGTAATCCCCCTCAGGCACTTCCGGAGCGTTCCCGGAAAAGAACGGCGTCTCCGCTTCTCCCAGGTCTGTTTTGGACGAGTCGAACGAAACGGAAATGTGATCGCGAAGAAACTCCTGGACCACGGGGGCGTGCTGCGACAATTCATCCTGCGTCACGCGGCGGTCGCGGTTCGTGTCGAGTTCGACGAGCTTCAGCAAAGTCGTGACATCGAAGCTGAACCGGAATTCCAGTTGCTTCGGTGAAACCTGGATTCGGGTGTAGCTCGTGTCCGGGTTGTGGGCGAACGCCGAGGCGGGGAACAGGAGACAGACCAACGCCATTCGCCACCACTTCCAGAATGCGTTTGGCCCATGGGCGTTCATGCGGTTTTGCTAAGGCGAAATGAGACGCGCCAGCGCCAAAGCGCCCACCGGCACTGCGTCTTCACCCAGCGCGGCCAACGCCAGTTTCGGTCCCGGCTGGAACGCTTCCATCACGAACACGGCCAGAGATTCAGCCACCGCAGCGCGCAACGGCTCGCCCACGGACGAGAGTCCGCCGCCGATCGCTATGATCTCCGGGTGAAACAAGTGAACCACATGAGATAAACCGAACGCCAGATCTTCCGCCAGTTCACGAAGAATGCATTGCGCCAGCGTGTCGCCCTGGGCAAGTGCTGCCGCAAGAAAACGCGCCTCACTCCCGCCAGCCTTTCCGGCCAATTGAGCGAGGACACCGGCGGGCGCCTTTCGGATGCTTTCGCGAATCCTGGCATCCACGGCCCACCCGGAACAGCGTCCCTCGACGATCGTTCCTGAGCGGTCCAATCGCACGTGGCCGATCTCTGATTCGCCCGGCTTGGCTCCGTGGTAAATGCGGCCATCCGAAACGAACCCTCCGCCCACTCCGCTGCCGAGCGTGACGTAGAACACAGGGTTCAAGCCGCGCCCCGCTCCGTGCAACGCTTCGCCAAGCGCCGCGACGTTGGCGTCGTTATCAACTCGCACGGGGAGGCTGGCGAGTGATTGCAGCCAGGTTCCAAGTTGGAAATCGGTCCACCCTTCGATCTGATGTGAGCAGCAAATCTGGCCCGTCTTCCAATCGACAGGCCCCCCAAAGCCGACGCCAATGCCCCTGGTTTCGGTCTTGGCAAGAATTCCGGGCAAAGCAGATGCAATTTGCTCGCGAATGCCTGCGCCGCCCCGGTGTCTATCAACCGGGAAGCGCCAGCGCTGAACCACGGCGGCCGAGGAGTTGCCCAGGACGAACTGAAGCTTGGTGCCGCCGATTTCGATGCCGAGATAATGTGGGTCCATGGTCCTTTCTCCAGACAGTTCATGGGCAGGATTCAGTTTCCGCATCCGGATTTTTGCAGCATCGCTTTGAGTTTCTGGGCGCAGAATGGGGCTCGAGGTTTGCCACAGTCGAATACGCTCCGGCCTTGCGAATGACGGGGCAAGGATGCCCCTCAACCGGCAGACAGGATGTCTGCCCTACGTTACACAAACCGCGCTTAAGGCTTCTTCGGGTTCTTGCCGGGTTTGGTTGTAGAGGTTCCGGCTTTTTGTGCGCCAGGGGCTGAAGTATCCAAACCAATGCGCCCCGGCTTCTCATCTTCGCCGGGTTTCGGCAGGCTCACGGCCGGCTTTTCCTCTTTCGCGGCGGGCGCCGGACTGCCGGCCGGCGCGCTGGCATTCAACTCGGAGAGCACCTCGTCCGTCATGTCGTTCTGCCCATTGGTGTAGAGGACATAGGGAAGATCCAAGCGGTTTCCGATATCGAGGATCAGGGTGAAGTTTCCGGCTTTGGCCTTGCGGTTGATGACTTCCCGTATTTCCTGAATGATCCGTTCCTGCCAGCGGCGTTTCATTTCGTCGATGCGCGTTCCGGCATCGCGCCGGAATTGCGTGTAGGTTTTCTCGATATCGCGGAGCTCGACGAGTTTGCTTTCGGCCGACTTCTTGCGCCTCTCCCGTTCATCGGCCGAAACGGCCTGGTCATTGGCGCCTTCCATCAGCTTGCGATATTCATCATTGGCTTTCTTGAAGTCATCCTCCCAGCCTTTGATAACTTTGTCCGCATCGGCGCCTTGTTGCTGCAACATCTCGTCGGCTTGTTTCTTCTTGTAGTAGCCTTCGAAGACCTTCTGCATGTCCACGGTCCCAATCTTGATCTGGGCCTGGGCCGAGACTGTCCACGTTGCGAGAATCGCCCCAAACAAAAGCGCTTTGCTCAACGCCCATGCCGCTGTTCCCCTCACCCTGCCCTCTCCCCAAGGAGAGGGTTCCCCTTCGGACGATTCCGTGCTGCCAAGGCGCACCGCGGTTCTCCCACAATTGAGATCGATTCTCCCTCTCCCGTGGGGAGAGGGCTGGGGTGAGGGGGGACGCCAGTGAAAACATGAAGTGAAAGATCGAGAACGGAGCGCGCTCAGGGTTCGCCCAGTCGAAAAACATCTTTTCATAATTCAAAATCAATAGTCTGCCGTGTAACTGACGCTGAACTGAAATCGCCCGCGTCCGCTCGTGAAAGCGTCGTGAGTGATCGGGATGCCATAATCAAGCCGGAGCGGCCCCAGCCTTGGAATGTTGAGCCGGATTCCCACGCCCCAGTTGTCGCTGTAGAGATTCTGGCCGGGGGAACGGCTGAAACTGAAGGAGTCTTCATAAACGTTACCGATGTCATAGAACGCCGCGAAGCGCAATCGCTCGA from Verrucomicrobiota bacterium encodes:
- a CDS encoding excinuclease ABC subunit UvrC, translating into MPASDQIRNKLSQLPHKSGVYLMKDRFGTVIYVGKARDLRKRVSQYFHPSRRQGWDLKLNALIEAVHDFDVHVVRNEAEAILLEGKLIKEFHPRYNVSFRDDKRFLLLKVNLNDPIPRFTLTRLKPEDGARYFGPFASSGALRRTLTMIRRKFNLRGCRPLTPTAPDYTHCLYANLKYCTAPCIGNVSREQYLLQIQAACEFLDGQSQEMEAELEAEMKKASAALDFEHAAQLRDLLRDLQRTTKKTNKFARLPYKLPVAIDPERDLAELTRKLKLPRLPQRIEGFDISNISGTFAVASMVSFKQGRPDRANYRRFKMTTVTGQDDFACMAETIRRRYSRLLRESGEEKGVGTEYRSIGVSGKGSEAAPNTPPRDSDTPARRHSSNSKASAKIKTQNLPDLILIDGGKGQLNAACAELAELGLSHIPILGLAKEFEEIYTPGESEPLRLSHDSGALKLLQRVRDESHRFANTYNAQLRLKKISESILDEFPGIGEQRKAALLKKFGSVHRLRLATVEQIAEVPGFGGKAAAELKAFLEARSVNP
- a CDS encoding helix-turn-helix transcriptional regulator, with the protein product MRINVVLNRWRRSFNTRDALVLEFLQPHLAEAHCHAAALAESRQKSESFSGAFASMHRGLVVLDGEWRALWMTKRAEQWLSNFFTRPLVGNELPAELHRWTQSRRAWQRQNGNTGLPAPLVITQPDSRLIVRYSEDSRGRQFLFLKEEKTGVCPAEFVRLGLTQREGEVLYWICQGKSNPEIAAVEGISLRTVHKHVEHILAKLGVETRVSAMLTALQALDQSETGRDALLEG
- a CDS encoding SIS domain-containing protein — translated: MKDWITSYLAAQRAALDSIPADTVARMIETLQRALREDRQIFVFGNGGSAANASHFATDLGKGSSDKVGKRFRVLSLNDNVSWMTALGNDYAYEDIFVRQLENYARPGDVVLALSVSGNSPNVVKALDWAGQHGLTTIALVGKKRGRAAQLAQQSIVIDSEHFGRVEDCHMHICHLLCYAFMENPAWGKS
- a CDS encoding HupE/UreJ family protein encodes the protein MNAHGPNAFWKWWRMALVCLLFPASAFAHNPDTSYTRIQVSPKQLEFRFSFDVTTLLKLVELDTNRDRRVTQDELSQHAPVVQEFLRDHISVSFDSSKTDLGEAETPFFSGNAPEVPEGDYHLTLAQFVFRKPCAELPMSFTLLFDIFDRLGARHTNLTSIEQNGQRDEEMVFTRFEPDYLYDTTVFAPLTDLLWRFLKLGVKHIFLGYDHILFLLALVVVSRFWDLVKIVTAFTVAHTITLILAALELVRLPPRLIETGIAVTIMYVALENLWTKDARHRWLLTFAFGLVHGFGFANVLRELGLPAKGVIRCLLSFNVGVELGQIGIVLLVLPIALWLGKQSFAQRARVTASLLIFLFGLAWFVERAFGVSFMPI
- a CDS encoding ROK family protein, whose product is MDPHYLGIEIGGTKLQFVLGNSSAAVVQRWRFPVDRHRGGAGIREQIASALPGILAKTETRGIGVGFGGPVDWKTGQICCSHQIEGWTDFQLGTWLQSLASLPVRVDNDANVAALGEALHGAGRGLNPVFYVTLGSGVGGGFVSDGRIYHGAKPGESEIGHVRLDRSGTIVEGRCSGWAVDARIRESIRKAPAGVLAQLAGKAGGSEARFLAAALAQGDTLAQCILRELAEDLAFGLSHVVHLFHPEIIAIGGGLSSVGEPLRAAVAESLAVFVMEAFQPGPKLALAALGEDAVPVGALALARLISP
- a CDS encoding OmpH family outer membrane protein — translated: MKRCFSTGRTLSALRSRSFTSCFHWRPPSPQPSPHGRGRIDLNCGRTAVRLGSTESSEGEPSPWGEGRVRGTAAWALSKALLFGAILATWTVSAQAQIKIGTVDMQKVFEGYYKKKQADEMLQQQGADADKVIKGWEDDFKKANDEYRKLMEGANDQAVSADERERRKKSAESKLVELRDIEKTYTQFRRDAGTRIDEMKRRWQERIIQEIREVINRKAKAGNFTLILDIGNRLDLPYVLYTNGQNDMTDEVLSELNASAPAGSPAPAAKEEKPAVSLPKPGEDEKPGRIGLDTSAPGAQKAGTSTTKPGKNPKKP